Proteins encoded together in one Anopheles darlingi chromosome 3, idAnoDarlMG_H_01, whole genome shotgun sequence window:
- the LOC125953515 gene encoding rho GDP-dissociation inhibitor 1, translated as MSTEKEVNPAEVEQEEHDTNYQPPPQKTIEEIMAADAEDESLRKYKEALLGEAQAEKIIFDDSDPRKVIVKKLALVAADRDPMELDLTGDLTKLKKNVFVIKEGIQYKIRIDFVVQREIVHGLKYVQKTYRMGVPVDKMVQMVGSYPPKKEIQSYTTPFEEAPSGMMARGTYSVTSLFTDDDKNEHLKWDWSFEIKKDWQ; from the exons ATGTCCACCGAAAAGGAGGTAAACCCAGCGGAAGTAGAGCAGGAGGAACACGACACCAACTATCAGCCACCGCCACAGAAAACGATTGAAGAAATAATGGCGGCCGATGCGGAGGATGAGAGTTTGCGAAAGTACAAGGAAGCACTACTGGGAGAGGCACAGGCGGAAAAGATTATTTTCG ACGATTCTGATCCACGCAAAGTGATCGTGAAAAAGCTGGCTCTCGTTGCGGCCGACCGTGATCCGATGGAGCTCGACCTCACTGGAGACCTAACGAAGCTAAAAAAGAAC GTGTTTGTAATTAAGGAGGGTATCCAGTACAAGATTCGCATCGATTTCGTCGTCCAGCGTGAGATTGTGCACGGGCTCAAGTATGTGCAGAAGACCTACCGAATGGGAGTCCCAG TGGACAAAATGGTGCAAATGGTTGGCTCCTACCCACCAAAGAAGGAAATCCAGAGCTACACGACGCCGTTCGAAGAGGCACCGTCCGGAATGATGGCCCGTGGTACTTATTCCGTCACGTCCCTCTTTACCGACGACGATAAGAACGAGCATCTCAAGTGGGACTGGAGCTTTGAGATCAAAAAAGACtggcaataa